The Bacteroides ovatus genomic interval ATTTCATTCCACTTGGTTCGCGCTTTATAATTCGATTTTTAGATTTGAATGATCATAGACTATGGGAATACTTTCCCCATTAACAGACACAGATACCGGGCATTGTAAACTTCTGATATAGGCTTTGACTTTGGTGGAGCCATCAATCCATAGCTGCATGCGTCTATTTTCTTCTTTCTGAATAATAAATAGTTTTGCCAGCGAGGAGAAATAAGAGGTAGTTCCTCTTTTTAATGAACTGCCATAACCAATAAAATACTCTTTAGCATCTGCCGGAGCGCTCTTTTCCGGATATGTAACTATAAACATATAAGCATCTGTAGACCAGCCATCGGCTTCAATCCATGAATTGCTATGCATTAATCGTCCGTCTGCTAACTGATTAATATAAATATCTGTAATCTTACCCTTATTGCGGATGCGTAAACCAATCCAGTTTTTACCTTCACGTTTCTCAATCTCAGGAAGCTCTTTTTCATCGGGAGTCTCTTTTAAAATAATAGCAGTCACACCTTTCACTCTATTGACTTCGTCAGGCAAGTGAAAAGAATAATAACTATCTTTACTTTTCAAATCTTCAGTCGGTACTTCTATTACTTCCCAATACAAATTGTCCGGATAATCATGCACAAAATTAGATCGTGCCAACGTGCGAGGATATAATGGACGGACTATTACTGAAGAATTTCCATTTGTAATGTTTAGATCTGTCCCTTTTTTCTCAGTTATTCCTCCCGGATGCCACAACCATTCAAAATGACCGGTTTCATAGGTTTTTAAATCATCAATGATATAGATGACGTTGTCTATCCACAAAAAGTGACGGAAGTTGCGGCTAAACTGGTCCGAATAAGGACCTGTACCATTTGCCAACACATATTTTATATTTCCGGCATCCAACAGATAATGCAGATATCCTCTTAAGGTAGAACCATAATATTGCTGTTCTCGTCTTTGCCCTTTGCCATTGAATAATACGACATTATGTGCCTCGCTTTGAAAGAAGTAGTTGCGGTATTCGGGATTCGCATACCAACATCGTCCTCCATCTTTGATAATATCCTCTCCTTTATGAAAGACTATGAATGAATTGGCATCGGCATGAGAATGATTCCAGGTATATCCGGACTTGACGGCTAACATTGTGGCATCTTTCTCCCAAGAGTTGCGCATGGTTGCCCAACCGAAGTCTTTGAATAATTGTGATTTCTTTAGTTTAGGAACCTTGGGTGCTTTACTCAAATCGGGAGTATAGAGAAATCCTATCGGGCGGTCGATAAAATATCCATCACGGTGTTGCCCTTGCTCTATCTGATTCATATACCAAAGCATATCATCATTTTGAATCCCCATTGCATATAATAACATCAGACTACTTTCGGCAGCCGTGTTTTTATGACTGTCCCCGAAGTTTATATTATAAAGCATACCTGTACGTGGATAACAGATATGTACAAAAAAATCTGATAACTTCTCCAGTTGGGGTATCTCTATTGCTTTATCTTCCTTGTGAGTATTCATCCAAGCTAAGCGGAATAATAAAGCCTCTTGAATCCCGTAGTTTGCATAGTTCAGACATTCATACATTCCACCGGTCTCATCAAAGGTCTTTGGCTTTTGATGAAGCACATCTCCTGCAAACTCAAACCATTCGGGAAGGACTTCGTTGATAATCTTTACAGCATCTCTTGCTTCTTCCAATTCATTCTGTAAGCTTAGTGCAAGTAGACCACCCATACACGTACAAGAAGTCCACCAGTTGTGCCCCATTGAGTTTAGTGAATGAATACGTGTTGGCTCCAAGATCCAGTCACCTAATAGCGGGTCCATTGCCAGACGTTTTAATCCGTGAGCTATTTTTCTTCTTTCAGATTGAGAAAGTTCTTGATAGATGGCGTCATAAGCTATTGCTGCATAAAAAGCTTTATGTGCAATCTCAAGGTCGGCGTTCCAGGCTGGGGTACGAGCCATCATTTCTTGATTGCCCCAAGTTTCGTCCTCAGTGACATCCAGCAAAATCTCTTTTATTTTATCAGCAT includes:
- a CDS encoding heparinase II/III family protein produces the protein MKRILLCLSAALYLLFIHAEKIKHPALLYTPQRIEQAKISVRQDTRMSEAWNSIRKTADNLLQKTQLNKIDYLALSFLMTDEKKYADKIKEILLDVTEDETWGNQEMMARTPAWNADLEIAHKAFYAAIAYDAIYQELSQSERRKIAHGLKRLAMDPLLGDWILEPTRIHSLNSMGHNWWTSCTCMGGLLALSLQNELEEARDAVKIINEVLPEWFEFAGDVLHQKPKTFDETGGMYECLNYANYGIQEALLFRLAWMNTHKEDKAIEIPQLEKLSDFFVHICYPRTGMLYNINFGDSHKNTAAESSLMLLYAMGIQNDDMLWYMNQIEQGQHRDGYFIDRPIGFLYTPDLSKAPKVPKLKKSQLFKDFGWATMRNSWEKDATMLAVKSGYTWNHSHADANSFIVFHKGEDIIKDGGRCWYANPEYRNYFFQSEAHNVVLFNGKGQRREQQYYGSTLRGYLHYLLDAGNIKYVLANGTGPYSDQFSRNFRHFLWIDNVIYIIDDLKTYETGHFEWLWHPGGITEKKGTDLNITNGNSSVIVRPLYPRTLARSNFVHDYPDNLYWEVIEVPTEDLKSKDSYYSFHLPDEVNRVKGVTAIILKETPDEKELPEIEKREGKNWIGLRIRNKGKITDIYINQLADGRLMHSNSWIEADGWSTDAYMFIVTYPEKSAPADAKEYFIGYGSSLKRGTTSYFSSLAKLFIIQKEENRRMQLWIDGSTKVKAYIRSLQCPVSVSVNGESIPIVYDHSNLKIEL